The Corallococcus silvisoli genome contains a region encoding:
- a CDS encoding DoxX family protein, protein MAERSAVGWTLVRVVFGMTLALGHGLGKVTGDLSGFAEGVAKLGFPAPLFFAWCAALAEFLGGLLVALGLFTRPAAMFAGFTMLVALFRHRVDPFAKAEMALLYLTVMIAALIIGGGRFSLDARLFRKKA, encoded by the coding sequence ATGGCGGAACGAAGCGCGGTGGGCTGGACGCTGGTGAGGGTGGTCTTCGGGATGACGCTGGCCCTGGGCCATGGCCTGGGCAAGGTGACGGGAGACCTGTCCGGCTTCGCGGAAGGCGTGGCGAAGCTGGGCTTTCCCGCGCCCCTCTTCTTCGCGTGGTGCGCGGCGCTCGCGGAGTTCCTGGGCGGGCTGCTGGTGGCGCTGGGCCTCTTCACCCGCCCCGCGGCGATGTTCGCCGGGTTCACCATGCTGGTGGCGCTCTTCCGCCACCGCGTGGATCCGTTCGCCAAGGCGGAGATGGCCCTGCTCTACCTGACGGTGATGATCGCGGCGCTCATCATCGGAGGGGGCCGCTTCAGCCTGGACGCGCGCCTGTTCCGCAAGAAGGCCTGA
- a CDS encoding SOS response-associated peptidase encodes MCGRVTVRTSPAQLVAELELAGARATLERERFNLCPTQLLPVVPNDGARLLDVFRWGLIPSWAKDASIGNKLINARAETVAEKPSFRSALKRRRCLVVVDGWYEWKQSTKPKTPYLFHRRDGKPLALAGLWEEWTAPDTGEVLRTCTLITTGPNALMAPIHDRMPVILSPEAQAVWLRPEPQEASVLLPLLVPAPEAPLEAYEVARVVNSPANDGPECVARVAA; translated from the coding sequence ATGTGTGGCCGAGTCACCGTCCGGACCTCCCCCGCGCAGCTCGTCGCCGAGCTGGAGCTCGCGGGCGCGCGCGCGACGCTGGAGCGCGAGCGCTTCAACCTCTGTCCCACGCAGCTGCTGCCCGTGGTGCCCAACGACGGCGCGCGACTGCTGGACGTGTTCCGCTGGGGGCTCATCCCCTCGTGGGCGAAGGACGCGTCCATTGGCAACAAGCTGATCAACGCGCGCGCGGAGACGGTGGCGGAGAAGCCCAGCTTCCGCTCGGCGCTGAAGCGCAGGCGGTGCCTGGTGGTGGTGGACGGCTGGTATGAATGGAAGCAGTCCACGAAGCCCAAGACGCCGTACCTCTTCCACCGCCGCGACGGGAAGCCGCTGGCGCTGGCGGGCCTCTGGGAGGAGTGGACGGCGCCGGACACCGGCGAGGTGCTGCGCACCTGCACCCTCATCACCACCGGGCCGAACGCGTTGATGGCGCCCATCCACGACCGGATGCCCGTCATCCTGTCGCCGGAAGCCCAGGCCGTGTGGCTGCGCCCGGAGCCGCAGGAGGCCTCCGTGCTCCTGCCGCTGCTCGTCCCCGCGCCGGAGGCTCCGTTGGAGGCCTATGAGGTCGCGCGGGTCGTGAACTCGCCCGCCAACGACGGGCCCGAGTGCGTGGCCCGCGTGGCGGCCTGA
- the dgt gene encoding dGTP triphosphohydrolase — protein sequence MSRSESLERTDRWRRLLSDARIGSEPRAAPHEEQEAAHRQLDERSDYYRDYDRIVFSSEFRCLHDKTQVFPLSTSDYTRTRLTHSIEASCVGRSLGHQAGLGLKAQGVALDPADLGTVVAAACLAHDIGNPPFGHSGEAAIQHWVAQRLSPPGEGRKSPFATEAEWCDLRDFEGNAQGFRILNRLQSRERRGGLRYTAATLGAMSKYPRPSVLPGSRPKAKGVVSEKKFGYFQDDLDLALEAYRATGLREREPGVFSRHPLAFLVEAADDICYAVIDLEDSAKLGLVPMARACELLESVLPESGGRAPPRHLETRMAQARARAIGKLIPKCVEAFLEHARDLEAGRTETPLTALRADVRTPLEEITDFTREHGYESERVLQIESAGFKTLGGLLDMFAFAVVAEAPNREEKKLRQLLPLECFQRPEFAAADAAARKPPRRDEAILRLTPYQRLLCVTDYISGLSDSRAVELFQRLSGIQLPT from the coding sequence GTGAGCCGCAGTGAAAGCCTGGAACGGACGGACCGCTGGCGGCGGCTCCTGTCGGACGCCCGCATCGGCTCCGAGCCGCGCGCCGCGCCGCACGAGGAGCAGGAGGCCGCGCACCGGCAGCTGGATGAGCGCAGCGACTACTACCGGGACTATGATCGCATCGTCTTCTCCAGCGAGTTCCGCTGCCTGCACGACAAGACGCAGGTGTTTCCGCTGTCGACGAGCGACTACACGCGCACGCGGCTCACGCACAGCATCGAGGCGTCCTGCGTGGGCCGCTCCCTGGGACATCAGGCCGGCCTGGGCTTGAAGGCGCAGGGCGTGGCGCTGGACCCCGCGGACCTGGGGACCGTCGTGGCGGCGGCGTGCCTGGCGCACGACATCGGCAATCCGCCCTTCGGTCACTCGGGGGAGGCGGCCATCCAGCACTGGGTGGCGCAGCGGCTGTCGCCGCCGGGGGAGGGGCGCAAGAGCCCCTTCGCGACGGAGGCCGAGTGGTGCGACCTGCGCGACTTCGAGGGCAACGCGCAGGGCTTCCGCATCCTGAACCGCCTCCAGTCGCGCGAGCGCCGGGGCGGCCTGCGCTACACCGCCGCGACGCTGGGCGCGATGAGCAAGTACCCGCGCCCGTCGGTGCTCCCCGGCTCGCGCCCGAAGGCGAAGGGCGTCGTGTCGGAGAAGAAGTTCGGTTACTTCCAGGACGACCTGGACCTGGCGCTGGAGGCCTACCGCGCCACGGGCCTGCGGGAGCGCGAGCCCGGGGTGTTCAGCCGCCACCCGCTGGCCTTCCTCGTCGAGGCGGCGGATGACATCTGCTACGCGGTCATCGACCTGGAGGACTCCGCGAAGCTGGGGCTCGTGCCCATGGCGCGGGCCTGTGAGCTGCTGGAGTCCGTGCTGCCGGAGTCCGGAGGCCGTGCGCCGCCCCGGCACCTGGAGACGCGCATGGCGCAGGCGCGGGCGCGGGCCATCGGGAAGCTCATCCCGAAGTGCGTGGAGGCCTTCCTGGAGCACGCGCGCGACCTGGAGGCGGGGCGGACGGAGACGCCGCTCACCGCCCTGCGGGCCGACGTGCGCACGCCCTTGGAGGAGATCACCGACTTCACCCGCGAGCACGGCTACGAGAGCGAGCGCGTGCTCCAGATTGAGAGCGCGGGCTTCAAGACGCTGGGGGGCCTGCTGGACATGTTCGCCTTCGCGGTCGTGGCGGAGGCGCCCAACCGCGAGGAGAAGAAGCTGCGGCAGCTGCTGCCCCTGGAGTGTTTCCAGCGTCCGGAGTTCGCGGCGGCGGACGCGGCGGCGCGCAAGCCCCCTCGGCGGGACGAGGCCATCCTCCGGCTCACGCCCTATCAACGCCTCCTGTGCGTGACGGACTACATCTCCGGGCTGTCCGACAGCCGCGCGGTGGAGCTGTTCCAGCGCCTGTCGGGCATCCAGCTGCCCACGTAA